In Cydia pomonella isolate Wapato2018A chromosome 27, ilCydPomo1, whole genome shotgun sequence, a single genomic region encodes these proteins:
- the LOC133532400 gene encoding titin-like isoform X15, which produces MEVEVRLTRTGEEPWGFRLIGGTDFNMPLTVVKVLPDSPADFAGIRNGDTVASIQGKKAATMTHDGAKAAVAAAADSLNIGVMRGLYDLTLDDYDPIDDPLDQDDFDQPSHPTEVFQVQQFGDTPLDSKEPSRSRTGSRGNLDRRSLSEGRCDPYEQRSLTESPYFLNTKPYRPFSTEPSPIPPLEKPIILNPNYHDEFGTFDDGLEPPVDLPKVDEFAGILSEKSRYKLPISKQYDPDGSKLNKTKEITTVTKTVEEKVVTEEIVTKEVKVTSVEERLVKEQKEDAKFMKKMKKDIDMDKIEMTATSIVDESIEKAVTVAGEIKKEIDLELSAISSESKTSSSDMETVVMAPDRKKIIKEVSEMSETVKKTDDYVVKKSDVSVAKEVAKFEKDDRQIIIDERQEFRKQELQETIESGSVRRKSQMYDGDVKMADMKVEKTSVDETIESGSVRRKSEMFDNDVKKTDCKVEKKFIDETIESGSVRSKSEMFDKNVEMKSVDDAKIERRQSKRISDQKDIKAVQSAQHKQTSEFKTEKISTTTESVHKSDESKTKEAKYSTAKLLAEQRAYTIGLQTIPHIRGTVQSNYHYDLLLKTFFIHLTDVMVALSRFILAEPVLSKPLETKPEVKKEVTEVSQVERDVVSNTTVVKDSVIDRKKTEKLETKDLQIREKKEKVEKVADVIKQDHVREVKQHEYTDYVQKIQQESEKREKCILSGAEMAQLSDKKSGELITKMDGVITEFQTKAGLEEEITMQRERRSRSRSKVDEEIVKDAMPQNALSRVDIKSQEITEVKTTSSVLDSKEMKTETKHESIDIKRETKHEASGVSSKNGKNTYISICEAHVYTNKNSIFDEIAEIPETASVESIKETNIALEANEAMITERVAIESQSQMKQEAEAVVESHEISSTKTEEVIVQEKQVSVQETDVQKSFIEIESNKAAIIEKVDINQPIVELHEDIVDKAVSVEIKNQMNIQEIETSEYIDELNVVKEESIEITESHDIKEVQVLEDISVKAKKESIDIEEIKEETIQDVKESIYIIEEDVNVSKEEIVSVKEEAIAVQEVKESESNVNIEDIKVTEQIAVVQGTTEISEKSLEVKDEYAQLKVTKEEITELEENVEIDQEIEVYIKKSVHIAESENQYQSFISGSSIQNAEYVQESCFTARSTEDSSFTSSVVQESTFMARSTEDAKKQLTLDLDSKIKKSDSQSSVKSTISTPTPSTVPPTPLTDEYVFRLQMPLPKLTGPPVPRSPSPQDEDPHIVKKNLVPHIDTEIIEEVVYETPLPTPPEDKSSPPKFTKPGLKGGNIKYTFFKEEIKEIERKSSLLASAIDQTIKSIEEYKEEVGLETNVDNPLVYNGYAKVIDTKVYKDKLDEVNIEKQIVKNTENINKIVENRANSAEDLINRFHLNGMPVNVTVTLENNVANSVTEAIENKMGESVENVCVDGYRPVPFNPEDAPHLERVEIRIPEPIPTVDPGKAFVAENGEIMGTHQGIVDGLEEAVVDEEIAKDLGKPGMTEEKIAAIISGESEMLREAHVMGLTRVLKSHMHRDNDDSSVDFKKIKPIVESLKDSEVLKALNEEFVKTQEEKKKEERKWTKFLQKPARPVPKAKFGYHGWTANDDEVKESPYKVKIVKQPKPKVAPDYKPQDFNTGPLPWEERAVNEPPPPPVEAEPPILIPEEKPVFLEAIDNLPETAVPDLEETGIELPPEKSIEEPAPEAEPEAPKETEVEKVEETKKEEPCNRVVEETSNSESEMENRIAEQLMKNVEGMVDPNAPLEQQLAQMRAQLAALAQLPGVIQQTLELVTRQLCQITQQEAQSHHTVKQEQMAIESSEMIEESNETSETIIEDVTEEKDETQIEEVVENGIKEEVKETKTVVEVKQTKMEEVKKVQMTRSDEEMQKMKREEQEILDEQRRIEKQKKELTNELLGQEYEEMLQETPHEIALRFINIENWNKIWPWGDVQRGIRKYRESNCHLVDFHILRDTVILALELIIEGELHEVRKAADHNGPLEELRGVQADSRHGAGASEAGGITDTRDR; this is translated from the exons ATGGAGGTAGAAGTACGGCTCACGAGGACGGGGGAAGAGCCCTGGGGCTTCAGACTCATCGGGGGCACCGATTTCAACATGCCACTCACCGTCGTCAAG GTCCTACCCGACTCACCAGCAGATTTCGCCGGCATTCGCAACGGCGACACCGTCGCTAGCATACAGGGGAAAAAAGCGGCCACCATGACACATGACGGGGCTAAAGCGGCTGTGGCGGCGGCAGCGGACAGCCTCAATATTGGAGTGATGCG CGGTCTCTACGACCTGACGCTCGACGACTACGACCCGATCGACGACCCGTTAGACCAGGACGATTTCGACCAGCCCTCTCATCCGACTGAGGTATTCCAAGTACAGCAATTCGGTGACACCCCCCTCGACTCCAAAGAGCCTAGTCGGTCCCGCACTGGATCCCGGGGTAACCTCGACCGGAGGTCTCTTAGCGAAGGTCGCTGTGATCCGTACGAACAGAGGTCCTTAACTGAATCCCCTTACTTCCTCAACACCAAACCGTATAGACCTTTTTCCACTGAGCCTTCCCCAATCCCTCCTTTAGAGAAGCCTATTATTCTTAATCCTAATTACCATGATGAATTTGGCACATTTGATGATGGCCTTGAGCCACCTGTTGATCTTCCCAAAGTTGATGAATTTGCGGGGATCCTTAGTGAAAAAAGTAGATATAAACTCCCAATTTCAAAACAGTATGATCCTGATGGATCTAAGCTTAATAAAACGAAAGAAATAACGACAGTCACTAAGACCGTAGAAGAGAAGGTAGTAACAGAAGAGATAGTGACTAAGGAAGTGAAAGTTACTTCAGTAGAAGAAAGATTGGTTAAAGAGCAAAAGGAAGATGCCaagtttatgaaaaaaatgaagAAGGATATTGATATGGATAAGATAGAAATGACTGCTACAAGCATTGTTGATGAGAGTATTGAGAAAGCTGTAACCGTAGCTggtgaaattaaaaaagaaattgaTCTTGAACTGAGTGCTATATCCTCAGAATCTAAAACTAGCTCATCTGACATGGAAACTGTGGTCATGGCAcctgatagaaaaaaaattatcaaagaGGTTAGTGAAATGAGTGAAACTGTTAAGAAAACTGATGATTATGTTGTTAAAAAGAGTGATGTTAGTGTTGCTAAAGAGGTTGCCAAATTTGAAAAAGATGACAGACAAATTATCATTGACGAACGTCAAGAATTTCGGAAACAGGAGTTACAAGAAACTATAGAAAGTGGTAGCGTGAGAAGGAAGTCACAAATGTATGATGGAGACGTTAAAATGGCAGATATGAAAGTCGAAAAGACATCTGTAGATGAAACTATAGAAAGTGGTAGTGTGAGAAGAAAGTCAGAAATGTTTGATAACGATGTGAAAAAGACCGATTGTAAAGTAGAAAAGAAATTTATAGATGAGACTATAGAAAGTGGAAGTGTACGaagcaaatctgaaatgtttGATAAAAACGTTGAAATGAAATCTGTGGACGATGCCAAAATTGAGAGAAGGCAGTCTAAAAGAATATCTGAccaaaaagatattaaagcagTGCAATCGGCTCAGCACAAGCAAACATCTGAatttaaaacagaaaaaatCTCTACAACTACCGAGAGCGTACATAAATCAGACGAAAGCAAAACTAAAGAGGCTAAATATAGTACAGCTAAATTGCTAGCAGAACAGAGAGCTTATACTATTGGATTACAAACTATTCCTCATATAAGAGGTACAGTGCAATCAAATTATCATTATGATTTATTGCTCAAAaccttttttatacatttgactgATGTCATGGTTGCTCTGTCCAGGTTTATTTTAGCTGAACCTGTATTGTCTAAGCCTTTAGAAACTAAACCAGAAGTTAAAAAAGAAGTAACTGAAGTTAGTCAAGTTGAAAGGGACGTAGTTTCTAATACGACAGTTGTGAAAGATTCTGTAATAGATCGTAAAAAAACTGAAAAGTTAGAAACCAAAGATTTGCAAATTAGAGAAAAAAAAGAGAAAGTTGAAAAAGTGGCTGACGTAATTAAACAAGATCACGTGAGGGAAGTAAAGCAGCATGAATATACGGATTACGTTCAAAAGATTCAACAAGAAAGTGAAAAAAGGGAGAAATGCATTTTGTCTGGTGCAGAAATGGCACAGTTAAGTGATAAAAAGTCGGGGGAATTGATAACTAAAATGGATGGAGTTATAACTGAATTCCAGACTAAAGCCGGTTTAGAGGAAGAGATTACTATGCAACGAGAAAGGAGGTCTAGAAGTAGAAGCAAAGTAGATGAAGAAATAGTGAAAGATGCCATGCCACAAAATGCACTTTCCAGAGTTGATATAAAATCCCAAGAGATTACTGAAGTAAAGACTACCAGTAGTGTCCTAGATTCAAAGGAGATGAAAACAGAAACAAAACATGAAAGTATAGACATTAAAAGAGAAACCAAACACGAAGCTAGTGGAGTTAGTAGTAAGAATGGTAAAAACACATACATATCTATATGTGAAGCTCATgtttatactaataaaaattcaatttttgatGAAATAGCAGAAATACCTGAAACCGCTTCAGTGGAAAGTATTAAGGAAACAAATATAGCATTAGAAGCTAACGAAGCAATGATTACAGAGCGCGTTGCTATAGAATCTCAATCTCAAATGAAACAAGAAGCAGAAGCTGTAGTCGAATCCCACGAAATTTCCAGCACCAAAACCGAGGAAGTTATTGTCCAAGAAAAACAAGTAAGCGTTCAAGAAACTGATGTCCAGAAATCTTTCATAGAGATTGAGAGTAACAAAGCGGCTATTATTGAAAAAGTAGACATAAATCAGCCAATCGTGGAATTACATGAGGATATTGTCGACAAGGCTGTTAGTGTCGAGattaaaaatcaaatgaatatacaggaaattgagacTTCTGAATATATAGATGAATTAAACGTTGTCAAGGAAGAATCAATAGAAATCACGGAATCACACGATATCAAAGAAGTACAGGTCTTGGAGGATATTTCTGTTAAAGCTAAGAAAGAATCCATCGACATTGAGGAAATTAAAGAGGAAACAATTCAAGATGTAAAAgaaagtatatatataattgaaGAAGACGTAAACGTATCAAAAGAAGAAATTGTTTCAGTAAAGGAAGAAGCGATTGCAGTTCAGGAGGTAAAAGAAAGTGAATCTAATGTGAACATTGAGGATATCAAAGTTACTGAACAAATAGCTGTCGTTCAAGGAACTACCGAAATCAGTGAAAAGAGCCTTGAAGTAAAAGATGAATACGCTCAGTTAAAAGTTACGAAAGAAGAAATAACAGAATTAGAGGAAAACGTTGAAATTGACCAAGAAATTgaagtttatattaaaaaatctgTTCATATTGCTGAATCAGAGAATCAATACCAATCTTTCATTTCAGGAAGTTCTATACAGAATGCAGAATACGTACAAGAATCTTGCTTTACTGCAAGATCTACTGAAGACTCTTCTTTCACTTCCAGCGTTGTCCAAGAATCTACTTTCATGGCCAGGTCTACTGAAGATGCTAAAAAACAGCTTACTCTAGATCTGGATTCAAAGATTAAAAAATCTGACTCACAATCCTCAGTGAAGAGCACTATTAGTACCCCTACTCCATCCACTGTCCCTCCCACTCCACTCACAGATGAGTACGTCTTCCGACTCCAAATGCCCCTCCCCAAGCTAACTGGTCCTCCTGTCCCAAGATCCCCAAGTCCCCAGGATGAGGATCCTCATATTGTTAAAAAGAATTTGGTCCCTCATATAGATACTGAAATTATTGAGGAAGTAGTGTATGAAACTCCGCTTCCAACCCCACCTGAGGATAAATCTTCACCGCCAAAGTTTACTAAACCAGGGTTGAAAGGGggtaatataaaatacacatttttcaaG GAGGAGATAAAAGAAATCGAAAGAAAGTCATCACTACTAGCCTCTGCTATCGACCAAACTATCAAATCAATTGAAGAGTACAAGGAAGAAGTAGGATTAGAAACCAACGTTGATAACCCTCTAGTTTACAACGGTTACGCCAAAGTTATAGACACTAAAGTATACAAAGATAAACTTGACGAAGTAAATATCGAAAAACAAATAGTCAAGAACAcagaaaacataaacaaaattgtAGAAAACAGAGCAAATTCTGCGGAAGATTTAATAAATAGGTTTCATCTTAATGGGATGCCAGTAAATGTGACTGTGACCCTTGAAAATAACGTGGCAAATTCAGTGACTGAagctattgaaaataaaatgggAGAATCAGTAGAAAATGTTTGCGTAGACGGATATAGACCCGTGCCTTTCAATCCCGAAGATGCACCTCATTTGGAGAGAGTGgaaattagaataccg GAGCCGATACCAACGGTAGACCCTGGCAAGGCATTTGTAGCAGAAAATGGCGAGATCATGGGTACACATCAGGGTATTGTAGACGGTTTAGAAGAAGCAGTAGTGGATGAAGAAATAGCCA AAGACCTAGGCAAACCTGGTATGACAGAAGAGAAGATCGCAGCAATAATATCTGGAGAATCAGAGATGCTAAGGGAGGCGCACGTTATGGG GCTGACACGGGTTTTAAAGTCGCATATGCATCGAGACAATGATGATTCCAGCGTCGATTTCAAGAAGATCAAACCTATAGTGGAATCGCTAAAGGATTCTGAAGTTCTCAAAGCTTTGAACGAGGAATTTGTTAAGACTCAAGAAGAGAAGAAGAAGGAAGAAAGAAAGTGGACCAAGTTCTTGCAGAAGCCGGCGCGGCCGGTGCCTAAAGCGAAGTTTGGATACCATGGATGGACGGCTAATGATGATGAAGTTAAAGAG TCGCCTTACAAAGTGAAAATAGTAAAACAGCCTAAACCCAAAGTAGCACCCGATTACAAACCGCAG GACTTCAACACGGGCCCGCTGCCGTGGGAAGAGCGAGCGGTCAACGAGCCACCCCCACCCCCAGTGGAGGCTGAACCCCCCATCTTGATACCTGAGGAGAAGCCAGTGTTTCTTGAGGCTATTGATAACCTACCGGAGACTGCTGTTCCGGATTTGGAGGAGACAG GAATTGAATTACCTCCTGAAAAGTCAATAGAGGAACCAGCACCAGAAGCAGAGCCGGAAGCTCCCAAAGAGACAGAAGttgaaaaagtagaagaaactAAGAAGGAAGAGCCCTGCAATAGAGTTGTAGAGGAGACCAGCAACAGCGAGAGCGAGATGGAGAACAGGATAGCGGAACAGCTGATGAAGAATGTAGAGGGAATGGTTG ATCCCAACGCGCCGCTGGAGCAGCAGCTGGCGCAGATGCGCGCGCAGCTGGCAGCGCTGGCGCAGCTGCCCGGCGTCATCCAACAGACGCTGGAGCTGGTGACCCGCCAGCTTTGCCAAATTACGCAGCAG GAAGCTCAGTCTCACCACACAGTGAAACAAGAACAGATGGCAATTGAATCTTCTGAGATGATTGAAG AATCCAATGAGACCTCCGAAACTATAATCGAAGACGTAACAGAAGAAAAAGACGAGACTCAAATAGAAGAAGTCGTTGAAAATGGAATTAAGGAAGAGGTGAAAGAAACGAAGACAGTGGTAGAGGTCAAGCAAACCAAAATGGAAGAGGTCAAAAAGGTGCAGATGACAAGGAGCGACGAAGAAATGCAGAAGATGAAGAGGGAAGAGCAGGAGATTTTGGACGAGCAGAGAAGAATTGAAAAGCAGAAGAAG GAATTAACGAACGAACTTCTTGGCCAAGAGTACGAAGAGATGCTTCAGGAGACGCCCCACGAGATAGCTCTTAGGTTTATCAAT ATCGAAAACTGGAACAAAATCTGGCCATGGGGCGACGTTCAGAGGGGTATTAGGAAATATAG AGAATCGAACTGCCACTTGGTAGACTTCCATATCCTACGGGACACTGTGATTCTGGCTTTAGAGCTTATTATAGAA GG